One stretch of Leadbetterella byssophila DSM 17132 DNA includes these proteins:
- a CDS encoding response regulator: MSKGTLLIIDDEPQIRRLLSINFQNQEYKVIEAATADEGLRLAASHLPDLILLDLGLPDLSGHELLKQLREWYTKPILILTVENKEEDIVVALDNGANDYLCKPFRVGELLARVRSALRMNTTESSSIIQLGALEVDLVGQTTRLDGEILKLTSTEFTLLALLAKHAGRVLTHQFLLKEVWGVGYQTETQYLRVFVAQLRKKIEKDPNHPLRLVTVSGVGYRLESL; this comes from the coding sequence ATGAGTAAAGGAACTTTACTGATCATTGACGATGAACCGCAAATTCGGCGCTTGTTATCCATTAATTTTCAAAATCAAGAGTATAAGGTAATAGAAGCCGCAACAGCTGACGAGGGTTTAAGATTAGCCGCAAGTCATCTACCAGATCTCATTCTCTTAGATTTGGGATTGCCTGACTTGAGTGGGCATGAATTACTCAAACAACTAAGAGAATGGTATACCAAACCTATTTTGATCTTAACGGTGGAAAATAAGGAAGAAGATATCGTTGTAGCCTTAGATAACGGAGCGAATGATTATTTATGTAAACCATTTAGAGTGGGGGAATTGCTGGCTAGAGTACGTTCAGCTTTACGCATGAATACTACGGAGAGTTCTTCTATTATCCAACTAGGCGCCTTAGAAGTTGACTTAGTGGGTCAAACTACACGTTTAGATGGAGAAATTCTCAAATTGACTTCTACAGAATTTACCTTACTTGCATTGTTAGCAAAACATGCCGGAAGGGTGCTGACGCATCAATTCCTTTTAAAAGAAGTTTGGGGCGTAGGATATCAAACGGAAACCCAGTATCTAAGGGTCTTTGTGGCTCAATTAAGAAAGAAGATAGAAAAGGATCCAAATCATCCTCTGCGCCTGGTAACCGTGAGCGGGGTAGGTTACCGATTAGAATCTTTATAA
- a CDS encoding sensor histidine kinase — MRLTKQIGLGFITVFLISFCCWTLRGVLDYRMVALILLFTVSVLSLLLDILPIILVAVMSALLLNLVFIEPVWHYKINSSENVLLFLIYLSVALVSSVLSYKLKTERAKIRDQKEREKTLELYNTVLNSLSHELKTPISAIIGGVDLLKDGNLAPAQRSMVLKEIETGALRLNTQVESLLNMSRLESGTLKLKYDWTDINEMIFGVIEKMSKEHLRKIDFEPIDLPLVKLDVGLIELVLLSLIRNAFRYSIPGGKVCLSAQITNDQLVLTVEDEGPGIPEEEREKVFQKFYRLSLKGGTGLGLAIVQGIVDAHGGKIRIKNKSLFEIVLPVEMSYLNQLKNE; from the coding sequence ATGCGATTAACTAAGCAAATAGGCCTGGGTTTTATCACCGTTTTTCTGATCTCCTTTTGCTGTTGGACCTTAAGAGGGGTTTTGGATTACAGGATGGTAGCACTAATCTTACTTTTTACCGTTTCTGTACTGTCATTATTGTTAGATATCTTACCCATCATTCTGGTAGCGGTGATGAGTGCCCTGCTACTTAATTTGGTATTTATTGAGCCAGTGTGGCATTACAAGATCAATAGTTCAGAAAATGTACTGCTATTTCTCATTTACCTATCTGTAGCCTTAGTTTCAAGTGTGCTGTCCTACAAATTAAAGACGGAAAGAGCAAAAATCAGAGACCAAAAGGAACGTGAAAAGACCCTGGAACTCTATAATACTGTTTTAAATTCTCTCTCGCATGAATTGAAAACCCCCATATCTGCCATCATTGGAGGAGTGGATCTCTTAAAAGATGGCAACTTAGCTCCGGCCCAGAGAAGTATGGTTTTAAAGGAGATAGAGACGGGGGCCTTAAGGTTAAATACACAAGTGGAGAGTTTGTTAAACATGAGTAGACTAGAGTCCGGCACTTTGAAGCTAAAGTACGACTGGACGGATATAAATGAAATGATTTTTGGGGTTATAGAGAAGATGAGCAAAGAACATCTCCGAAAAATTGATTTTGAGCCTATAGATCTTCCCTTGGTCAAATTAGACGTAGGTTTAATAGAGTTAGTTCTGCTGAGTCTAATCCGAAATGCTTTCAGGTATTCTATACCGGGAGGGAAAGTATGTTTGTCGGCACAAATTACTAATGATCAACTTGTCCTTACGGTGGAAGACGAAGGTCCAGGGATTCCGGAAGAGGAGAGAGAAAAGGTTTTCCAAAAGTTTTATAGATTGTCCCTAAAAGGGGGTACTGGACTAGGATTAGCTATAGTGCAAGGTATTGTAGATGCTCATGGTGGAAAGATCCGTATTAAAAATAAATCCCTTTTTGAGATAGTATTGCCAGTGGAAATGTCTTACTTGAACCAACTAAAAAATGAGTAA
- the nhaA gene encoding Na+/H+ antiporter NhaA codes for MKNTRINLAVFRQFLQSGMAGGVILLLCVILSLLVANSNLGPSFESFLQLEIGPEPVLKYSILTWINDGLMAIFFLMVGLEIKRELIEGELSSPKKAALPILAAIGGAIVPALIYLFFNKGTNAAEGWGIPMATDIAFALAIVTLLGNKVPAALKIFLAALAIVDDLLAILVIAIFYTSELHYLYLLYAAGLVALLFAFNKLGVKKLYFYLIPGAFIWYFIHHSGIHATIAGVLVAMTLPTTPDEKESPLEKLEHILLTPVNFVIMPLFALVNTNIRFEEEMLHGISSPMGLGIILGLLIGKPLGITLISRVAVGLKMANLPEGTKWQQLFGIGIIAGIGFTMSVFISLLSFKENHLFLSEAKFSILLASLLAGIIGSIYLSILAKK; via the coding sequence ATGAAGAATACAAGAATCAATTTAGCCGTTTTCAGACAGTTTTTACAATCTGGAATGGCAGGTGGAGTCATTCTCTTACTGTGCGTTATCCTTTCATTACTAGTTGCTAACTCTAACTTAGGACCTTCATTTGAATCGTTCTTACAACTTGAAATAGGCCCTGAACCTGTTCTTAAATACAGCATTTTGACCTGGATAAACGATGGCCTCATGGCTATATTCTTCCTAATGGTAGGTCTTGAAATCAAAAGAGAATTAATTGAAGGGGAATTATCCAGTCCTAAAAAGGCCGCTTTACCCATTTTAGCAGCGATAGGTGGCGCTATAGTTCCTGCCCTAATTTACCTTTTCTTTAATAAGGGCACAAATGCTGCCGAAGGATGGGGAATACCTATGGCTACAGATATAGCCTTTGCTCTAGCTATAGTTACTCTTTTAGGAAATAAAGTTCCTGCGGCTCTTAAAATCTTCTTAGCTGCCTTAGCTATAGTTGATGATCTCTTGGCCATATTGGTAATTGCCATTTTCTACACCTCAGAGCTGCATTACCTTTACCTATTGTATGCGGCCGGATTAGTAGCACTCTTATTTGCTTTTAATAAACTAGGCGTCAAGAAACTATACTTCTATCTCATCCCAGGTGCGTTTATCTGGTATTTCATCCATCATTCCGGGATTCATGCTACCATAGCAGGTGTTTTAGTAGCTATGACCTTACCTACTACTCCAGATGAGAAAGAATCACCTTTAGAAAAACTAGAGCATATTCTTCTCACTCCGGTAAACTTTGTAATCATGCCGCTTTTTGCACTGGTTAATACCAATATCCGCTTTGAGGAAGAAATGTTACATGGTATATCTTCTCCCATGGGCTTAGGTATCATATTAGGACTGCTCATTGGAAAACCTCTAGGAATTACGCTAATATCCAGAGTCGCTGTAGGATTAAAGATGGCAAATCTACCGGAAGGAACGAAGTGGCAACAACTCTTTGGTATTGGTATAATAGCCGGAATAGGCTTCACCATGTCTGTTTTTATATCTCTTTTATCATTCAAAGAGAATCATTTGTTCTTATCTGAAGCGAAATTTAGTATACTTTTGGCCTCACTCTTAGCGGGCATAATAGGCTCTATTTACCTATCCATTCTAGCTAAAAAGTGA
- a CDS encoding ExeM/NucH family extracellular endonuclease encodes MKKILFLLLLSLSLSAQTPIHKIQGSGGTSPLVGEKVIVRGIVTGTFLGKDRLNGFFIQEAEPDEDESTSEGIFIYDPAGKFNGKKGDYVQVSGQVAELKSPKSSLTQIKDITEIVTLSEKKKFPKPVVLNLPIENPEQYEGMLVKIKGPLFVTEMYQMGRFGQITLSVDGEGNAEGTDGRLDQFTQFHRPDPAAYRDYLAEAEKRKIILDDGSGLRNPSNLPFGREGHSFDMFHAIRGGDISKEVVGILDDRFDAFRIQPTEKVYFKPKNKRESTPGKLPKGTNLTVAAFNVLNYFNGDGKGGGFPTERGASSLEELKRQQDKTVNVILASGADVVTLMEIENDGFDEHSAIQTLIKALNEKSGGTRQFVACENPDRGWDAIVSALLYDSKKVQPVGAMVTMPDGYGSASFDSTRRKPVIQTFSTLKENEVFTVVGVHFKSKGVQSPGEGNEDLLDGQGRNNKLRVQQAEDLKNWLATRPTGTDDPDYILMGDFNSYAMEDPLIYLDEQGYHPLFPATSYSYVYDGFWGSLDHALATPTMKSQVKKAVKWHINSDEAPVLDYNMEYKSAEQIKSYYDASPFRSSDHDPIIIRLKLSTAR; translated from the coding sequence ATGAAAAAAATCTTATTCCTCCTCCTTTTGAGCCTTAGTCTAAGTGCACAAACTCCAATTCATAAAATACAGGGGAGCGGAGGAACATCTCCTCTAGTGGGTGAAAAAGTGATAGTTAGGGGAATTGTAACAGGCACCTTTTTAGGAAAGGATAGACTTAATGGATTCTTCATACAAGAAGCGGAGCCAGATGAAGATGAAAGTACCTCAGAAGGCATATTTATCTATGATCCGGCGGGAAAATTCAATGGTAAAAAAGGGGATTACGTTCAAGTCTCAGGACAAGTAGCAGAATTAAAAAGTCCAAAAAGCTCATTGACACAAATTAAAGACATCACGGAAATAGTGACTCTGTCTGAGAAGAAGAAATTCCCTAAACCTGTGGTCTTAAACTTACCTATAGAAAACCCGGAACAATACGAAGGCATGCTAGTGAAAATCAAAGGCCCGCTATTTGTGACGGAAATGTACCAAATGGGAAGATTTGGTCAAATTACCCTTTCTGTAGATGGTGAAGGAAATGCAGAAGGCACGGATGGAAGGCTAGATCAATTTACCCAATTCCACCGCCCTGATCCTGCTGCCTACAGAGACTATTTAGCGGAAGCGGAAAAAAGAAAAATCATACTAGATGATGGCAGCGGGCTTAGAAACCCGTCCAACTTACCCTTTGGCAGAGAAGGACACAGCTTTGATATGTTCCATGCCATTAGAGGAGGAGATATAAGCAAAGAGGTAGTAGGCATCCTAGACGATAGGTTTGATGCCTTTCGTATCCAGCCTACTGAAAAGGTTTATTTTAAACCAAAAAACAAAAGAGAATCTACTCCTGGGAAATTACCAAAAGGCACAAACCTCACCGTAGCAGCATTTAACGTATTAAACTATTTTAATGGTGACGGCAAAGGTGGAGGCTTCCCAACAGAGCGGGGCGCTTCTTCACTTGAAGAACTAAAACGTCAACAAGATAAAACTGTAAATGTCATCCTTGCATCCGGAGCAGATGTTGTGACCTTAATGGAGATCGAAAACGATGGATTTGATGAACATAGTGCCATCCAAACTTTGATCAAAGCCCTTAATGAAAAGTCAGGAGGAACTAGACAATTCGTAGCATGCGAAAACCCCGATAGAGGATGGGATGCAATAGTCTCTGCCCTACTTTATGATAGTAAAAAAGTCCAACCTGTAGGTGCAATGGTAACCATGCCTGATGGCTATGGTAGCGCGTCTTTTGACTCTACCCGAAGAAAGCCGGTCATACAAACCTTCTCCACTCTGAAAGAAAATGAAGTATTCACAGTAGTGGGCGTACATTTCAAATCTAAAGGCGTACAAAGTCCGGGAGAAGGAAACGAAGATCTCTTAGATGGCCAAGGAAGGAACAATAAACTCCGTGTCCAACAAGCAGAAGACTTAAAGAACTGGCTTGCTACCCGCCCTACAGGAACGGATGATCCGGATTATATTTTGATGGGTGATTTTAATAGCTACGCCATGGAAGACCCCCTCATTTATCTCGATGAGCAAGGGTATCATCCTCTTTTTCCTGCGACCTCCTATTCCTATGTTTACGATGGTTTCTGGGGCTCTCTAGACCATGCACTAGCCACTCCCACTATGAAGTCTCAGGTAAAAAAGGCAGTTAAATGGCATATAAATTCGGATGAGGCTCCGGTATTAGATTATAACATGGAATATAAGTCGGCTGAACAAATAAAGTCTTATTACGATGCATCTCCATTCCGTTCATCTGATCATGATCCTATCATCATCAGATTGAAGCTCAGTACAGCACGCTAA
- a CDS encoding MaoC/PaaZ C-terminal domain-containing protein gives MKALLIGAKAEAPKWTELDQRPLAPNELRIQIAACGINFPDILIQEGKYQFLPTFPYTPGGEFSGIITELGEEVQGFTIGQRVYGIERWGALSEEIILKADRVFSLADSMRLEEAASMMYNFSTALYALKHKGKMKQGQRILILGAGGGVGSAAVQLAHTHGLKVIAVSRSSPEVLRGYGADEVYTYDSFKDKVKGTPLDLVLDTVGGSSAEEALRCLSPGGRYLVVGFAAGEVPVFPLNLILLKDVSVTGVFWGSFSRKFPYKQEELAREIFQLHASGKIQMPKVKRYAWEEAVSVLSDFKQKRGVAKYLVVVSPRLIAEDQVRSVSKKRIFLSPEEVLASIGMELGESPFIEITQEMIDDFADATLDHQWIHIDEEAARQTPFGSTIAHGFLTLSLSPKFLEEIYEMPFVKSGINYGVDKVRFLAPVKVNDRIKMSARLLEAEPSRNKGLKMRLGVTYFVEGKPICVAELLSVLY, from the coding sequence ATGAAAGCACTGCTGATAGGTGCAAAAGCTGAAGCACCTAAGTGGACGGAATTAGATCAAAGGCCTTTAGCTCCAAATGAACTGAGAATACAAATTGCCGCATGTGGCATTAATTTCCCTGATATTCTTATTCAGGAAGGTAAATATCAATTCCTGCCTACATTTCCGTATACTCCGGGTGGAGAATTTTCTGGTATTATTACTGAACTTGGAGAAGAAGTTCAAGGCTTTACTATAGGTCAAAGGGTTTACGGCATAGAACGCTGGGGGGCATTGTCTGAAGAAATTATCCTTAAGGCAGATAGAGTTTTTTCTTTGGCGGATAGTATGCGTTTAGAAGAAGCCGCAAGTATGATGTATAATTTCAGTACGGCGCTCTATGCTCTAAAGCATAAAGGAAAAATGAAGCAGGGGCAGAGGATATTAATACTTGGCGCAGGAGGAGGTGTAGGTTCAGCAGCCGTGCAACTGGCCCATACCCATGGTTTAAAAGTAATTGCGGTTTCCCGTTCCAGTCCCGAGGTGCTTAGAGGGTACGGGGCAGATGAAGTCTATACCTATGATTCTTTTAAAGATAAAGTAAAAGGTACTCCTTTGGATCTTGTTTTAGACACTGTGGGTGGATCTAGCGCAGAAGAGGCATTAAGGTGCTTGTCGCCCGGCGGCAGATATCTTGTGGTAGGATTTGCAGCAGGAGAAGTGCCCGTTTTTCCTTTGAACCTCATCTTGCTAAAGGACGTAAGCGTAACGGGCGTCTTTTGGGGTAGTTTCTCGAGAAAATTTCCATACAAACAAGAAGAACTGGCCCGTGAAATATTTCAACTGCATGCTTCCGGAAAGATTCAGATGCCAAAGGTGAAAAGGTATGCATGGGAGGAGGCAGTTTCTGTCCTGTCTGACTTTAAACAAAAAAGAGGAGTGGCTAAATATTTGGTAGTAGTTTCTCCTCGATTGATAGCAGAAGATCAGGTTAGATCTGTATCCAAAAAACGAATTTTCCTTTCCCCTGAGGAGGTGCTAGCTAGCATTGGTATGGAATTAGGAGAAAGTCCGTTTATTGAAATTACTCAGGAGATGATAGATGATTTTGCAGATGCTACCTTAGATCATCAGTGGATACACATCGATGAAGAAGCTGCCCGTCAGACACCTTTCGGCTCCACCATAGCTCACGGCTTCCTTACCTTAAGTCTGAGTCCTAAATTCTTAGAAGAGATCTACGAAATGCCTTTTGTGAAGTCAGGTATTAATTATGGTGTAGATAAAGTGAGATTCTTAGCACCAGTAAAAGTGAATGATAGGATCAAAATGAGTGCTCGTCTATTAGAAGCAGAACCCTCCAGAAATAAAGGCCTGAAGATGCGTTTAGGCGTCACTTATTTCGTGGAGGGTAAGCCGATATGTGTTGCAGAACTTCTTAGCGTGCTGTACTGA
- a CDS encoding metal-dependent transcriptional regulator, whose protein sequence is MLTLTEENYLKAIFHLSVDHPEVSVLDLSRSLDIKMPTVNSMIKKLAAKDLVEYEKYRPLKLTSEGRKFAGLIIRKHRLVEMFLVEKMGFAWDEVHEVAEQLEHIKSPKLFEKIDEILKHPTVDPHGSPIPNAHGEVPVLNYIKLSEAELKISYRFMAVGSSDDRFLRHIDHLGLKLGDKVEVLEIMEFDHSLNVRINDEKFLSLSPKISSNLRVSPL, encoded by the coding sequence ATGCTGACATTAACAGAAGAAAACTATCTCAAGGCCATATTTCACCTCAGTGTAGATCATCCTGAGGTTTCTGTACTGGACCTGAGCAGGAGTTTGGACATAAAAATGCCCACTGTTAATAGCATGATCAAAAAACTTGCTGCTAAGGATCTGGTGGAATATGAAAAATACAGACCACTTAAACTTACATCAGAAGGACGAAAATTCGCCGGACTGATTATTCGAAAACACCGGCTTGTAGAGATGTTCCTGGTGGAAAAGATGGGATTTGCTTGGGATGAGGTACATGAAGTGGCAGAACAATTAGAACACATCAAATCCCCCAAACTATTTGAAAAAATAGACGAAATCTTGAAACATCCCACCGTAGATCCTCATGGGTCTCCTATACCTAATGCTCACGGTGAGGTGCCGGTACTCAACTATATTAAACTTTCAGAAGCGGAGCTGAAAATCTCCTATCGTTTTATGGCTGTTGGTTCCTCTGACGACAGGTTCCTGAGACATATAGATCACCTTGGACTGAAACTAGGTGATAAAGTAGAAGTATTGGAAATCATGGAGTTTGACCATTCCTTGAATGTCAGGATCAATGATGAAAAGTTCCTATCTCTTTCTCCAAAGATCAGCTCCAATCTACGCGTAAGCCCCCTCTAG
- a CDS encoding GbsR/MarR family transcriptional regulator, whose translation MDIKEAKDRFIHTWGTLSAQWGINRTMSQIHALLLLSEKALNADEIMEELQISRGNVNMNLRDLISWGLIFKQLIPGERKEYFVAEKDIWKVTRQISRERRRRELSPLLDAVHELKNGLQDNPEAEGMLKILNDIDQIASLADNTLELISKEEHQWLVQTFLNLKK comes from the coding sequence ATGGATATAAAAGAAGCTAAAGACAGGTTCATACATACCTGGGGGACCCTTTCTGCACAATGGGGAATCAACAGGACTATGTCTCAGATCCACGCCTTATTGCTTCTGTCGGAAAAAGCCTTGAATGCTGATGAGATTATGGAAGAGCTACAAATCTCCAGAGGGAATGTAAACATGAACCTCAGAGACCTGATTAGCTGGGGCCTAATCTTTAAGCAACTCATCCCCGGTGAAAGAAAGGAATACTTTGTAGCAGAAAAAGACATCTGGAAGGTCACTAGACAGATCAGCAGAGAAAGACGAAGAAGAGAACTCTCCCCCCTATTAGATGCCGTACACGAGCTTAAAAATGGCTTACAGGATAATCCTGAAGCAGAAGGTATGCTTAAGATTCTCAATGATATTGACCAAATAGCCTCCCTAGCAGATAATACCTTAGAATTGATCTCAAAAGAAGAGCATCAATGGCTGGTTCAAACTTTCCTGAACCTTAAAAAATAG
- a CDS encoding PfkB family carbohydrate kinase, with the protein MSLLTVGSVAFDKLETPFGSTDKIVGGAATYITLTASYFATKNNLVGIVGNDFPEEMFETFKKHGINTEGLAKDPSGKTFFWHGKYHQDMNHRDTLDTQLGVFENWDPIIPESYQDTQYLMLGNLVPMIQYQTLKKLKKRPKFVMMDTMNLWMDIMMDDLKMVLKEIDCLTINDSEARQLSGEFSLKKAAKKILQMGPKTLVIKKGEHGALLFQEDKIFFCPALPLEDVFDPTGAGDTFAGGFIGYLAQTDDTSFENLKRAVIYGSAMASFCVEKFGTERMQYLKKEEIVSRVREFLSLSSVEISDSMRYKN; encoded by the coding sequence ATGAGTCTTTTAACCGTTGGGTCCGTTGCTTTTGACAAATTAGAGACCCCTTTCGGTAGCACAGACAAGATTGTGGGAGGTGCAGCTACGTACATTACACTTACAGCATCTTACTTTGCTACAAAAAATAACTTGGTGGGTATCGTGGGAAATGACTTCCCTGAAGAGATGTTTGAAACCTTTAAAAAGCACGGTATTAATACCGAAGGACTCGCAAAGGACCCCTCAGGTAAAACCTTCTTCTGGCACGGAAAATACCACCAGGACATGAATCATAGAGATACCCTGGACACTCAATTGGGCGTATTTGAAAACTGGGATCCGATTATCCCGGAATCCTATCAAGATACCCAGTATTTGATGCTGGGAAACCTGGTACCTATGATCCAGTATCAAACCCTTAAAAAACTGAAGAAAAGACCAAAATTCGTCATGATGGATACCATGAATCTATGGATGGACATCATGATGGATGACTTGAAAATGGTCTTGAAAGAGATTGATTGTCTAACCATCAACGACTCTGAGGCTCGCCAACTTTCAGGTGAATTTTCATTGAAAAAAGCGGCAAAAAAAATACTTCAAATGGGTCCTAAAACCCTGGTCATCAAAAAAGGTGAACACGGAGCTTTGCTCTTCCAGGAAGATAAAATCTTCTTCTGCCCTGCTCTTCCTCTCGAAGATGTATTTGACCCTACCGGAGCTGGGGATACTTTCGCAGGTGGATTCATTGGCTACCTGGCACAGACAGATGACACCAGCTTTGAAAACCTGAAAAGAGCCGTAATCTACGGTTCTGCAATGGCTTCCTTCTGTGTAGAAAAATTCGGTACAGAGAGAATGCAATACCTCAAAAAAGAAGAAATCGTCAGTAGAGTTAGAGAATTCCTAAGCTTATCCAGCGTAGAAATCAGCGACTCCATGAGATACAAAAACTAA